In one Myxocyprinus asiaticus isolate MX2 ecotype Aquarium Trade chromosome 29, UBuf_Myxa_2, whole genome shotgun sequence genomic region, the following are encoded:
- the LOC127420108 gene encoding retinoic acid receptor gamma-A isoform X3, translated as MFDCMEALGMGPRQLYDVTNRGACMLRKVSPFYAGLDPFAWTGTASVRSVETQSTSSEEMVPSSPSPPPPPRVYKPCFVCQDKSSGYHYGVSSCEGCKGFFRRSIQKNMVYTCHRDKNCQINKVTRNRCQYCRLQKCFEVGMSKEAVRNDRNKKKIKDVKDEFIPPESYELSGELEELVNKVSKAHQETFPSLCQLGKYTTNSSSDHRVQLDLGLWDKFSELSTKCIIKIVEFAKRLPGFTTLTIADQITLLKSACLDILMLRICTRYTPEQDTMTFSDGLTLNRTQMHNAGFGPLTDLVFAFAGQLLPLEMDDTETGLLSAICLICGDRMDLEEPDRVDRLQEPLLEALKIYARRRRPNKPHMFPRMLMKITDLRGISTKGAERAITLKMEIPGPMPPLIREMLENPEAFEDQTESTEKKPEPEQLTPPPALLTMKKEQEDEEDSWNTENGSEPSPEEEDDDYDDGEEERGTDSDGEAWGGQEPNVDVSRKRHGGRAQ; from the exons CGGTGGAGACCCAGAGCACCAGTTCGGAGGAGATGGTGCCCAGCTCCCCTTCTCCACCACCGCCGCCTCGAGTCTACAAGCCCTGCTTCGTCTGCCAGGACAAGTCTTCTGGGTACCACTATGGTGTCAGTTCTTGCGAAGGGTGTAAG GGTTTCTTCCGTCGCAGTATTCAGAAGAACATGGTGTACACCTGCCACCGCGACAAGAACTGCCAGATCAACAAGGTCACACGCAACCGTTGCCAATACTGCCGGCTGCAGAAGTGCTTCGAGGTTGGCATGTCCAAGGAAG CTGTGCGCAATGATCGAAATAAGAAGAAAATTAAGGACGTGAAGGATGAGTTCATTCCGCCAGAGAGCTATGAGCTGAGCGGAGAACTGGAGGAACTGGTCAACAAAGTGAGCAAAGCACATCAAGAGACCTTCCCTTCACTCTGCCAGCTGGGAAAATATAccaca aacTCTAGCTCAGACCACCGGGTCCAGTTGGACCTTGGCCTGTGGGACAAGTTCAGTGAGCTTTCCACCAAGTGCATCATTAAAATTGTGGAGTTTGCCAAACGTCTGCCGGGCTTCACCACCCTCACCATTGCAGATCAGATCACCCTCCTTAAATCTGCCTGCTTGGATATTCTA ATGCTGCGAATCTGCACACGATACACACCGGAGCAGGACACAATGACCTTTTCAGATGGACTGACCCTCAACCGGACCCAGATGCACAATGCTGGCTTCGGCCCACTCACTGACTTGGTGTTTGCTTTTGCTGGTCAGCTCCTACCCCTGGAGATGGATGATACGGAGACTGGCCTCCTCAGTGCCATCTGCCTCATTTGTGGAG aCCGAATGGACCTTGAAGAGCCAGACCGTGTAGATCGTCTACAGGAGCCCCTGCTGGAGGCTCTTAAGATCTATGCACGTCGCCGCCGACCCAACAAACCCCACATGTTTCCCCGTATGTTGATGAAGATCACTGACCTGCGTGGCATCAGCACCAAGG GAGCAGAAAGAGCCATAACTTTAAAGATGGAGATCCCAGGCCCCATGCCGCCACTTATTCGAGAGATGCTGGAAAACCCAGAGGCCTTCGAGGATCAGACTGAGTCCACAGAGAAGAAGCCGGAGCCCGAACAACTCACTCCTCCACCCGCTTTGCTTACTATGAAGAAAGAGCAGGAGGATGAGGAAGACAGCTGGAACACAGAGAACGGCAGCGAGCCTTCACCAGAAGAGGAagatgatgattatgatgatggAGAGGAGGAGAGGGGTACAGACAGCGACGGAGAAGCCTGGGGTGGCCAGGAACCCAATGTGGATGTGTCCAGAAAGAGACATGGAGGAAGAGCTCAGTGA